In Deltaproteobacteria bacterium, one genomic interval encodes:
- the rpsJ gene encoding 30S ribosomal protein S10 — protein MGSQRIRIRLCGYDHQALDAAVGEIVTAVRRTGGKVAGPIPLPTRVERFTVNRSPHVDKKARDQFEIRSHKRLIDILEPTQQTIDDLGKLELSAGIDVEIKLQ, from the coding sequence ATAGGAAGCCAGAGAATACGCATCCGACTTTGTGGATACGATCACCAAGCCTTAGATGCAGCGGTGGGAGAAATTGTAACTGCTGTGCGTCGCACGGGTGGTAAGGTTGCAGGTCCTATTCCTCTTCCTACTCGGGTGGAGAGATTTACTGTAAACCGTTCTCCACATGTCGACAAAAAGGCGAGAGATCAGTTTGAAATTCGTTCACATAAGCGGCTGATCGATATTCTTGAACCCACTCAGCAGACGATCGATGACTTGGGCAAGCTCGAGTTGTCGGCTGGCATTGATGTGGAAATTAAACTTCAATAA
- the rplC gene encoding 50S ribosomal protein L3, with the protein MKAIYGKKVGMGRVFDSAGEVVPVTVLQVAPNIVHQVKTKETDGYSAIQVGIGEQKPQRVDRALSGHLAKAKKGFSKDIKEIRVDKLKTPADTKAFNVGDEVTIAGMFNVGDRVDVMGITTGKGFAGVMKRHGMAGAKRTHGTHEYFRHGGSIGCRKFPGRVFKNKRMPGHMGAVRVVQEGLEVVGIRENDNALLLKGSVPGTKGSVVFVQESLKG; encoded by the coding sequence ATGAAGGCAATATATGGAAAAAAGGTGGGCATGGGCCGGGTTTTTGACAGTGCCGGCGAGGTAGTGCCAGTAACGGTGTTGCAAGTTGCGCCTAATATCGTTCACCAAGTTAAGACTAAAGAAACTGATGGCTACTCTGCAATACAAGTAGGTATTGGAGAGCAAAAGCCTCAGAGGGTCGATCGAGCGCTGAGCGGGCATTTAGCCAAAGCAAAGAAGGGTTTCTCGAAAGACATTAAGGAGATTCGCGTAGACAAGCTAAAGACGCCAGCTGATACTAAGGCTTTCAATGTTGGTGATGAAGTGACAATAGCTGGCATGTTTAACGTAGGGGATCGCGTCGATGTCATGGGCATCACGACTGGTAAGGGGTTTGCCGGTGTGATGAAACGCCATGGTATGGCTGGTGCAAAGCGCACACACGGCACGCATGAGTACTTTCGACACGGCGGTTCTATAGGCTGCCGTAAGTTCCCCGGACGAGTTTTTAAGAATAAGCGCATGCCTGGGCATATGGGCGCTGTGCGCGTTGTTCAGGAGGGGCTTGAGGTAGTTGGGATTAGAGAGAATGACAACGCCTTGTTGTTGAAGGGGTCAGTGCCTGGCACAAAGGGTAGCGTGGTGTTTGTTCAAGAATCGCTTAAAGGATAA
- the rplD gene encoding 50S ribosomal protein L4 — MAVENNENIVIDVVGADGAKVGSRSACAYIFDAPVKRNLLHQVVRWHLAKARSGTHACLTRAAASGGGAKPWKQKGTGRARAGSNTSPLWVGGGIAHGPKPRKYGFRLNKLERQQALSGALSARLRENRLLLLKDLELSEAKTKTALKVLRALGIEDGDKVAVVLDDKDANGVMGKSLRNIRGLKMLTPMSLNVYDVLNSQYLVILESVMSRIESRFGVGQDV, encoded by the coding sequence ATGGCAGTGGAAAACAACGAAAACATAGTTATAGATGTCGTTGGTGCCGATGGGGCAAAGGTGGGAAGTAGGAGTGCGTGTGCATATATTTTTGATGCACCGGTTAAGCGCAATTTGTTGCACCAGGTTGTTCGTTGGCATTTGGCAAAAGCGCGTTCAGGAACGCACGCATGCTTGACTCGCGCAGCGGCAAGCGGTGGTGGTGCGAAACCCTGGAAGCAAAAGGGCACTGGGCGTGCGAGAGCAGGCTCTAATACATCGCCACTTTGGGTGGGTGGTGGCATTGCGCATGGACCAAAGCCAAGGAAATACGGGTTTAGGCTTAATAAGCTCGAGAGACAACAGGCACTAAGTGGGGCACTTAGTGCGCGCTTGAGGGAGAACAGACTGCTTTTGTTAAAAGATTTGGAGTTGTCTGAGGCGAAGACTAAAACTGCGCTCAAGGTACTTCGCGCCTTGGGGATCGAAGATGGCGATAAGGTTGCGGTCGTCCTGGATGATAAGGATGCGAATGGCGTGATGGGAAAAAGTTTGCGCAATATTAGGGGGCTAAAAATGTTGACTCCCATGAGTTTAAATGTCTATGACGTCCTTAACTCGCAGTATTTGGTGATACTGGAGAGCGTCATGTCGAGAATAGAGTCGCGATTTGGAGTAGGGCAAGATGTCTAG
- the rplW gene encoding 50S ribosomal protein L23, translated as MSSVKNNVCDILRRPRITEKAAGYGADGGSFVVFDVHSQANKVEIRAAVEKIFGVKVASVRTMNAQGKVKRVRNKMGRRAGIKKAYVKLQPGSTINIIEGL; from the coding sequence ATGTCTAGCGTAAAGAACAATGTTTGCGATATTTTGCGGCGGCCACGCATAACTGAAAAGGCCGCTGGATATGGCGCGGATGGTGGCAGTTTTGTCGTGTTTGACGTTCATTCACAGGCAAATAAGGTTGAGATTAGGGCTGCCGTGGAAAAGATTTTTGGCGTAAAGGTTGCGTCCGTTAGAACCATGAATGCGCAAGGAAAGGTTAAACGAGTTCGCAATAAGATGGGAAGGCGTGCTGGCATAAAGAAGGCTTATGTCAAGTTACAGCCCGGAAGCACTATTAATATAATAGAGGGGTTATAA
- the rplB gene encoding 50S ribosomal protein L2 — MGIKKFRPMTAGTRFRLACDFSELTEGSPEKSLLQSKQRLSARNAQGRITVRRRGGGHKRHYRIVDFKRNKTGVPGKIDSIQYDPNRTARIALVKYVDGEKRYIICPEGIEVGSNVESSLTADVKPGNTLPLSEIPLGEQVHNIELRPGGGGVLVRSAGVSAQLMAKDGKYALLRLPSGEQRRVLLTCKASIGVVGNASHANRKLGKAGTSRWMGRRPKVRGVAMNPVDHPHGGGEGKTSGGRHPVSPWGQPTKGYKTRNNKATDKFIVRRRKK, encoded by the coding sequence ATGGGAATTAAGAAATTCCGGCCCATGACGGCGGGCACGAGATTTAGGCTAGCGTGCGACTTTTCAGAGTTAACTGAAGGAAGTCCAGAGAAGTCGTTATTGCAGAGTAAGCAACGCCTCTCTGCTCGCAATGCTCAGGGGCGAATTACCGTTCGTCGTAGAGGCGGCGGTCACAAGAGGCATTACCGAATTGTTGATTTCAAGCGAAATAAGACTGGGGTTCCTGGCAAGATTGATAGCATACAGTACGATCCTAATCGCACGGCTAGGATAGCTTTGGTAAAGTACGTAGATGGCGAAAAGCGTTACATTATTTGCCCAGAGGGGATTGAAGTTGGTTCTAACGTGGAGTCCTCGCTTACTGCCGATGTAAAACCAGGGAATACCTTGCCGTTAAGTGAGATTCCATTGGGTGAGCAAGTTCATAATATTGAATTGAGGCCTGGTGGTGGTGGTGTGTTGGTTAGAAGCGCTGGAGTTTCAGCGCAACTTATGGCTAAAGATGGCAAGTATGCGCTTCTGCGCCTGCCATCGGGTGAACAACGCCGCGTGTTGTTAACTTGCAAGGCCAGTATAGGGGTTGTTGGCAATGCGTCTCATGCCAACCGCAAGTTGGGGAAGGCAGGGACGAGCCGCTGGATGGGGAGGCGGCCAAAAGTTAGAGGTGTCGCCATGAATCCAGTTGATCATCCACATGGTGGTGGTGAGGGCAAAACATCGGGAGGGCGTCACCCGGTATCGCCATGGGGGCAGCCTACCAAGGGATATAAGACTCGTAACAATAAGGCTACTGATAAGTTTATAGTGAGAAGGCGAAAGAAATAG
- the rpsS gene encoding 30S ribosomal protein S19 gives MPRSIKKGPFVDKHVMKWVARVQSGAHRGPIKTWSRRSTIIPEMIGITFAVHNGKKFLPVFVSENMVGHKLGEFASTRTFHAHGGDKTTK, from the coding sequence ATGCCACGTTCGATTAAAAAGGGGCCGTTTGTAGATAAGCACGTTATGAAATGGGTGGCTCGCGTGCAATCTGGTGCCCATCGCGGACCAATTAAAACCTGGTCGCGTCGGTCTACGATTATTCCGGAGATGATAGGAATTACTTTTGCAGTGCATAATGGAAAGAAATTTTTGCCAGTTTTTGTTAGCGAAAATATGGTGGGGCATAAGCTAGGAGAGTTTGCGTCGACCAGAACTTTTCATGCGCATGGCGGAGATAAGACGACAAAGTAA
- the rplV gene encoding 50S ribosomal protein L22 — protein sequence MNRSIDEVECISKATLRNVRVSPQKSRLVVDLIRGKRVQEALEKLRFCDKKSAPLVSKLLLSAVSNVGDDTSVNIDDLYVRYAWVDSGRVLKRSMPRAQGRATPIRKRHSSITVMLSEK from the coding sequence ATGAATAGGTCAATAGATGAAGTGGAATGTATATCGAAAGCAACGTTGCGAAATGTGCGCGTCTCGCCGCAAAAATCGCGGTTAGTCGTGGATCTTATTCGCGGGAAGCGGGTACAAGAAGCCCTGGAGAAGCTAAGGTTTTGCGATAAGAAATCAGCACCTCTGGTTAGCAAGTTATTATTGTCGGCTGTTTCTAATGTAGGGGACGATACGTCCGTAAACATAGATGATTTGTACGTTAGGTATGCATGGGTTGATAGCGGTAGAGTTTTAAAGCGATCTATGCCGCGAGCCCAGGGGCGCGCTACCCCTATTCGGAAGCGCCATAGCAGCATTACTGTTATGTTAAGCGAAAAGTAG
- the rpsC gene encoding 30S ribosomal protein S3: protein MGQKVHPKGFRLGVTETWNSRWYKKRGYADQLHQDFFLRNFVGKRLAGAGVSAIDIERTASRVKISVMTARPGLVIGKKGKDIEDLRVELKRVVGRDVTINIKEVRKPDLDAQLIAENVANQLVRRVAFRRAMKDSIQRAIRMGAKGIKISVAGRLGGSDIARTEWIREGRVPLHTLRAKIHYGFSEALTTYGIIGVKCWVFSGEEAEEHDVLEQRGQGANVSAPSTVV from the coding sequence ATGGGGCAAAAAGTACACCCTAAGGGATTTCGCCTTGGCGTTACAGAGACATGGAATTCTCGTTGGTATAAGAAGCGCGGTTATGCAGATCAGCTTCATCAGGATTTCTTTCTTAGAAATTTCGTAGGCAAGCGTCTTGCTGGGGCGGGTGTGTCTGCCATAGACATTGAGCGCACTGCTAGTAGAGTGAAGATTAGCGTCATGACTGCTCGTCCTGGTTTGGTGATAGGCAAGAAGGGAAAAGACATTGAAGATCTGCGAGTAGAGCTAAAAAGGGTCGTAGGTCGCGATGTTACTATAAATATTAAGGAAGTTCGCAAGCCTGATCTCGATGCCCAACTTATTGCCGAAAACGTTGCCAATCAGTTAGTTCGTCGCGTAGCGTTTAGGCGAGCGATGAAGGACAGCATTCAGCGCGCCATACGAATGGGCGCTAAGGGAATAAAGATTTCTGTGGCTGGCAGGCTAGGGGGATCGGACATAGCGAGGACTGAGTGGATTCGCGAAGGTAGGGTTCCACTGCATACTTTGCGCGCTAAGATTCATTATGGCTTTTCAGAGGCACTTACTACTTATGGAATTATTGGTGTAAAGTGTTGGGTATTTTCTGGAGAGGAAGCTGAAGAGCACGATGTTTTGGAGCAGCGCGGCCAGGGCGCTAATGTGTCTGCGCCGTCGACTGTGGTATAG
- the rplP gene encoding 50S ribosomal protein L16: MLSPKKVKYRKQMKQVNHLRGKETRGTHLSYGDYGLMACESGWVSNRQIEAARVALTRRVKRGGKLWIRVFPDKPLTKKPAEVRMGKGKGGPEAWVAVVRGGRIMYEITGVEEEAAREAFKLAGAKLPIQTRMVKRLGA, encoded by the coding sequence ATGCTATCGCCAAAGAAAGTAAAATATCGCAAGCAGATGAAGCAGGTTAATCATCTCAGGGGGAAGGAGACTCGCGGAACGCACTTGAGTTATGGCGACTATGGCTTGATGGCATGCGAATCAGGTTGGGTCAGCAATAGACAAATTGAAGCTGCTCGTGTTGCCTTAACTCGTAGGGTTAAGCGCGGGGGAAAGCTTTGGATTAGAGTTTTTCCGGATAAGCCCCTAACCAAGAAGCCTGCGGAAGTTCGAATGGGTAAAGGAAAGGGCGGTCCAGAAGCTTGGGTAGCGGTAGTCCGCGGCGGTAGGATCATGTACGAAATAACTGGAGTTGAAGAGGAAGCGGCCAGGGAAGCTTTTAAATTGGCTGGTGCGAAGTTGCCAATTCAGACTCGTATGGTTAAGAGGTTGGGTGCCTAA
- the rpmC gene encoding 50S ribosomal protein L29 — protein sequence MKVNEELAQLRGLSMDELVERISSLKEELMRLRFRQASGQLDNTSQLSLLKRRIARAMTVLRQAEVVRLADSVEAAV from the coding sequence ATGAAAGTTAATGAAGAGCTTGCTCAGTTACGGGGCTTAAGCATGGATGAGCTAGTAGAGCGAATTAGTTCATTAAAGGAAGAGCTTATGAGGCTGCGATTTCGCCAGGCTTCTGGGCAGCTCGATAATACTTCTCAGTTGTCGCTTTTAAAGCGCAGGATTGCGCGCGCAATGACTGTGTTGAGACAGGCAGAAGTGGTGCGGCTCGCGGATAGCGTGGAAGCGGCAGTCTAG
- the rpsQ gene encoding 30S ribosomal protein S17: MKSRGLSKAREGSVVSNKMDKTVVVAITAKVKHPVYGKYVKRTRKYFAHDVDNACQIGDRVRITETRPLSKNKRWRVQEILEKAV; encoded by the coding sequence ATGAAGAGTCGTGGTCTAAGCAAGGCTAGAGAGGGTTCGGTGGTAAGCAATAAAATGGATAAAACTGTAGTAGTTGCTATCACCGCAAAAGTTAAACACCCCGTTTATGGAAAATACGTCAAGCGCACTAGAAAATATTTCGCTCATGATGTAGATAATGCGTGCCAGATCGGAGATAGAGTTCGAATTACTGAGACCAGGCCATTGAGTAAGAATAAGCGATGGAGAGTTCAGGAAATTCTCGAGAAGGCGGTCTAG
- the rplN gene encoding 50S ribosomal protein L14: MIQAETVLDVADNSGARKVLCIKVLGGARRRYASVGDVIVVSVQEAIPNGKIRKGEVHRAVVVRTNKEIARPDGSYIRFDTNSAVLINNQKELIGNRIFGPVARELRGKDFMKIISLAPEVL; the protein is encoded by the coding sequence ATGATTCAAGCAGAGACAGTATTGGATGTTGCGGATAATTCGGGAGCCCGAAAAGTGTTGTGCATAAAAGTGTTGGGTGGGGCGCGGCGCAGGTATGCAAGCGTCGGGGATGTCATAGTGGTATCCGTGCAGGAGGCTATACCGAATGGCAAAATTCGCAAAGGCGAAGTGCATAGGGCTGTGGTAGTTCGCACAAACAAGGAGATTGCTCGACCGGATGGTTCTTACATTAGGTTTGATACCAATTCGGCAGTGTTGATAAATAACCAGAAGGAGTTGATAGGCAACCGCATATTTGGGCCGGTAGCGCGAGAGCTTCGAGGTAAGGATTTCATGAAGATAATCTCATTGGCACCCGAAGTGTTGTGA
- the rplX gene encoding 50S ribosomal protein L24: MSTKLKKGDLVMVVAGGNSTKEKQLKGRTGKILRFLPKKDRVIVEGLNMIKRHKKARAVNEPSGILEKEGSMHISNVMYFSEEFKRPVRIKMRTLDDGRKVRGFVNPSTRQFEQIDV; this comes from the coding sequence ATGTCTACCAAGTTAAAGAAAGGCGACCTCGTTATGGTTGTTGCCGGAGGCAATTCCACTAAGGAAAAGCAGTTAAAGGGTAGGACGGGGAAAATTTTGCGCTTTCTGCCCAAGAAGGATAGGGTGATTGTTGAGGGTTTAAACATGATTAAGCGCCATAAGAAGGCGCGTGCTGTGAATGAACCTTCTGGAATCCTAGAGAAGGAAGGCTCAATGCACATTTCCAATGTTATGTACTTTAGTGAGGAGTTCAAACGGCCAGTAAGAATTAAGATGAGAACGCTGGATGATGGACGAAAGGTTAGGGGTTTTGTAAATCCCAGCACTCGCCAGTTTGAACAGATCGATGTCTAA
- the rplE gene encoding 50S ribosomal protein L5: MSRLQEKYQTEAVPKLKAKYGYKNVHQIPRLEKVVINMGVGEAVQNIKAIEMATADLALISGQRPVIRRARKSIANFKLREGTPIGVSVTLRRKRMYEFADRLINVVLPRVRDFRGVSKNSFDGAGNYSFGFSEQIIFPEIDMDKTQIRGLNVTFVTSARTDEEGRELMVNLGFPFRQ; this comes from the coding sequence ATGAGTAGGTTGCAGGAGAAGTACCAGACAGAAGCCGTTCCAAAGTTGAAGGCTAAGTACGGTTATAAGAATGTTCACCAGATTCCTCGTCTGGAGAAAGTTGTGATTAATATGGGTGTTGGCGAGGCGGTTCAAAATATTAAGGCCATCGAAATGGCAACCGCTGATCTTGCGCTTATATCAGGTCAAAGGCCCGTTATACGTAGAGCGCGCAAGTCAATTGCGAATTTTAAGCTGAGAGAGGGTACTCCAATCGGCGTGTCTGTTACATTGCGCCGGAAGAGGATGTATGAGTTTGCCGACCGGCTGATCAATGTCGTTTTGCCGAGAGTGCGAGATTTTCGCGGGGTGTCCAAGAATTCCTTTGATGGAGCTGGGAACTATAGCTTCGGTTTTTCGGAACAGATTATTTTTCCGGAAATTGACATGGATAAGACGCAAATACGAGGGTTGAATGTAACATTTGTTACTTCGGCGAGGACGGATGAGGAAGGTCGAGAACTTATGGTAAATCTGGGATTCCCCTTCCGGCAATAG
- a CDS encoding type Z 30S ribosomal protein S14, whose translation MAKKSLIAKAKRAPKFKVRAYHRCGICGRPRAYYRRFKLCRLCFRQRALRGEIPGVTKASW comes from the coding sequence ATGGCGAAAAAATCTTTAATCGCAAAGGCGAAGCGCGCTCCGAAGTTTAAGGTTAGAGCATATCATCGCTGTGGCATCTGCGGTAGGCCTCGAGCTTACTATCGGAGATTTAAATTATGCAGACTCTGCTTTAGGCAAAGAGCGTTGCGCGGGGAAATTCCCGGAGTGACAAAGGCGAGTTG